The Salvelinus fontinalis isolate EN_2023a chromosome 9, ASM2944872v1, whole genome shotgun sequence genome has a window encoding:
- the LOC129862238 gene encoding serine/threonine-protein phosphatase 6 regulatory subunit 2-like isoform X5, producing MFWKFDLHTSSQLEALLEKEDVTLTELMEEEDVLQECKAQNRRLLVFLSQDTCMQELLHLITTEPPAGLEEIKRFKHPNIACELLTSDVGVINDKLGGEKPLLDILYTFLEQPPPLNPLLASFFSKTIGNLITRKSEQVIFFLRGKEGFLGLVLKHINTSAMMDLLLRLISCVDPAPLRQDTLNWLNEERLAQRLIELIHPGKDKERQSNASQTVCDIIRLSRDQANQLQENSEADPLLAVLESQECVSQLLDNMFVGESTESCIVYGTQVLLTLLEIRRPGVDGVLDVCVLGYERCVVSSILQAVQPHLKHYHQLLLDPPGRTPMLTSLGVLEVPLGNCRLHVARLMASLLQTTNMSYYTCFDDTIYNNTVTLELCRLQTINLLLDLFFKYTWNNFLHFQVELCVAAILSHSSQEERPQVGLVIQERPLVPLEDIPQARFVAQEKPMFPQAENPQGSLSTQEKPRLQQMPQEKQALPGPKPPLPSLPPDISTHNPLVTHLFQDCRLVQRILEAWEENDKTQAEGGMRRGYMGHLTRIANTVVCNMEKGPVRIQISSLITELPKDCRGRWESFVDQDLTETNRKNTVDLVSHNLRSSSEDDDRQSPFPKELSLQQTFSDYQIQQMTANFVDQFGFNDDEFSEHGDNISATFDRIKEIKFNVDTEDTAKTAAFEACTKEKIQLFDDSEEEDIWEEREINYTMHTKSRTRFGGPQMSVGLAQSDGMSDTPDKSTGSDTKEGEVPNEVTCQTEHSKNISQMETAQTCVWSVCVARKAPLVASDTSSSGGSDSEEEEEKTESVTMEIVSKEMVTTEPIVTTARLETIRLNMNVKNERAGFTSVGGLQPLSVLPVEFVALGVCYRVYNTLQTKHQCEVDMKEKEKEKKRVMGGEDLLNATAAPLTDRPATITKETPSSANGPA from the exons atGTTCTGGAAGTTTGACCTGCACACGTCATCCCAGCTGGAGGCCCTGCTTGAGAAGGAAGATGTCACGCTCACTGAACTCATGGAGGAGGAGGACGTACTGCAGGAGTGCAAGGCCCAGAACCGCAG GCTGCTTGTCTTCCTGTCCCAGGACACCTGCATGCAAGAGCTGCTGCACCTCATCACCACAGAGCCCCCTGCTGGTCTGGAAGAGATCAAACGCTTCAA gcacCCTAACATAGCATGTGAGCTGCTGACGAGTGATGTAGGGGTGATAAATGATAAGCTGGGGGGAGAGAAGCCCCTTCTAGACATCCTGTACACCTTCCTGGAGCAGCCCCCTCCCCTCAACCCCCTCCTCGCATCCTTCTTCAGCAAGACCATTGGAAACCTCATCACACGCAAGAGCGAACAG GTGATCTTCTTCCTGCGGGGAAAGGAGGGTTTCCTGGGTCTGGTTCTTAAACACATCAACACATCGGCCATGATGGACCTCCTGCTACGCCTCATCAGCTGTGTAGATCCTGCTCCTCTCCGACAAGACACACTCAAc TGGTTGAATGAAGAGCGGCTGGCCCAGAGGCTCATAGAACTCATTCACCCTGGGAAAGACAaggag AGACAGTCGAATGCGTCCCAGACTGTGTGTGACATCATCCGTCTGAGCAGAGACCAGGCCAATCAGCTCCAAGAGAACTCTGAGGCCGACCCTCTGCTCGCCGTGCTGGAGtc GCAGGAGTGTGTGAGTCAGCTGCTGGACAACATGTTTGtgggagagagcacagagagctgCATCGTCTatggaactcaagtccttctcaCCTTACTGGAGATCAGGAGGCCGGG agtgGATGGTGTGCTGGATGTGTGTGTTCTGGGATATGAAAGGTGTGTCGTCAGCAGCATCCTGCAGGCTGTCCAACCCCACCTCAAACACTACCACCAACTACTGCTGGATCCTCCCGGG CGGACCCCCATGCTGACCAGTCTAGGTGTGTTGGAGGTGCCACTGGGTAACTGTCGTCTCCATGTGGCCAGACTAATGGCCTCCCTACTACAGACCACTAACATGAGTTATTACACCTGTTTTGACGACACGATTTACAACAACACCGTCACACTGGAGCTCTGCAGACTCCAGACCATAAACCTCCTACTG GACCTGTTCTTTAAGTACACCTGGAACAACTTCCTGCACTTCCAAGTGGAACTGTGTGTGGCAGCCATCCTCAGCCACTCTTCTCAGGAGGAGAGGCCCCAGGTTGGCCTGGTTATCCAGGAAAGGCCCTTGGTTCCCCTGGAGGACATTCCCCAGGCCCGCTTTGTGGCCCAGGAAAAACCCATGTTTCCCCAGGCGGAGAATCCTCAGGGCAGCCTCTCGACCCAGGAAAAGCCCAGGCTTCAGCAGATGCCCCAGGAAAAGCAGGCCTTGCCTGGCCCCAAACCACCActgccctctcttcctcctgacatCTCCACACATAACCCACTGGTGACCCAT tTGTTTCAGGACTGTCGTCTGGTTCAGAGGATATTGGAGGCCTGGGAGGAGAATGATAAGACTCA GGCGGAGGGGGGTATGAGGAGAGGCTACATGGGTCACCTGACAAGAATCGCTAATACTGTAGTCTGTAACATGGAGAAAGGACCAGTCCGCATCCAGATCAGCAGCCTTATTACag AGCTGCCTAAGGATTGCAGGGGGCGCTGGGAGAGCTTTGTAGACCAGGACCTGACAGAGACCAACAGGAAGAACACTGTAGACCTG gtgtCTCACAACCTGCGCTCCTCCAGTGAAGACGATGACCGACAGAGTCCCTTCCCCAAAGAGCTGTCACTGCAACAG ACATTCTCAGACTACCAGATCCAGCAGATGACTGCTAACTTTGTGGATCAGTTTGGCTTCAATGACGACGAGTTCTCAGAACACGGCGACAACATCAG CGCCACCTTTGACCGGATCAAAGAGATCAAATTCAACGTGGACACAGAGGACACT GCTAAGACTGCAGCATTTGAGGCCTGCACTAAGGAGAAGATCCAGTTGTTTGATGATAGCGAGGAAGAAGAcatctgggaggagagagagatcaacTATACTATGcacaccaagtctaggaccag GTTTGGGGGGCCACAGATGTCTGTTGGATTGGCTCAGAGTGATGGAATGAGCGATACTCCTGATAAGTCAACAGGTTCTGACACAAAGGAGGGGGAGGTGCCTAATGAGGTCACATGTCAGACTGAACACAGCAAGAACATCAGCCAGATGGAGACTGCACAGA catgtgtgtggagtgtgtgtgtggcgagGAAGGCTCCCCTGGTAGCATCAGACACCTCTTCATCAGGAGGCTCagacagtgaggaagaggaggaaaagaCTGAATCTGTTACTATGGAGATAGTATCCAAGGAAATGGTCACTACAGAGCCCATCGTCACAACCGCCAGACTGGAGACCATCAGACTTAACATGAATGTCAAGAATGAGAGAGCTGGCTTCACCag TGTAGGAGGTCTCCAACCACTGAGTGTGTTGCCTGTGGAGTTTGTTGCGTTGGGAGTGTGTTACAGAGTGTACAACACTTTGCAGACCAAACACCAATG TGAGGTTGACATGAAAGAGAAGGAAAAGGAGAAAAAGAGGGTGATGGGTGGAGAAGACCTGCTTAATGCCACAGCTGCTCCTCTCACAGATCGGCCTGCCACCATCACAAA AGAGACACCCTCCTCAGCAAACGGACCGGCCTAG
- the LOC129862238 gene encoding serine/threonine-protein phosphatase 6 regulatory subunit 2-like isoform X6, producing MFWKFDLHTSSQLEALLEKEDVTLTELMEEEDVLQECKAQNRRLLVFLSQDTCMQELLHLITTEPPAGLEEIKRFKHPNIACELLTSDVGVINDKLGGEKPLLDILYTFLEQPPPLNPLLASFFSKTIGNLITRKSEQVIFFLRGKEGFLGLVLKHINTSAMMDLLLRLISCVDPAPLRQDTLNWLNEERLAQRLIELIHPGKDKERQSNASQTVCDIIRLSRDQANQLQENSEADPLLAVLESQECVSQLLDNMFVGESTESCIVYGTQVLLTLLEIRRPGVDGVLDVCVLGYERCVVSSILQAVQPHLKHYHQLLLDPPGRTPMLTSLGVLEVPLGNCRLHVARLMASLLQTTNMSYYTCFDDTIYNNTVTLELCRLQTINLLLDLFFKYTWNNFLHFQVELCVAAILSHSSQEERPQVGLVIQERPLVPLEDIPQARFVAQEKPMFPQAENPQGSLSTQEKPRLQQMPQEKQALPGPKPPLPSLPPDISTHNPLVTHLFQDCRLVQRILEAWEENDKTQAEGGMRRGYMGHLTRIANTVVCNMEKGPVRIQISSLITELPKDCRGRWESFVDQDLTETNRKNTVDLVSHNLRSSSEDDDRQSPFPKELSLQQTFSDYQIQQMTANFVDQFGFNDDEFSEHGDNISATFDRIKEIKFNVDTEDTAKTAAFEACTKEKIQLFDDSEEEDIWEEREINYTMHTKSRTRFGGPQMSVGLAQSDGMSDTPDKSTGSDTKEGEVPNEVTCQTEHSKNISQMETAQNPGWAASFGEVNFNSHSSGVDPWGSPAPKPGVGVDPWGSPSPKPGVGVDPWGSPSPKPGVGVDPWGSPSPKPGVGVDPWGSHAPMPGVGVDAWGSPAPQPVTTEAEKGWAKFTDFQPFCCSETGLRCTSPVDSEICGSDKTKPSQGMNLRLT from the exons atGTTCTGGAAGTTTGACCTGCACACGTCATCCCAGCTGGAGGCCCTGCTTGAGAAGGAAGATGTCACGCTCACTGAACTCATGGAGGAGGAGGACGTACTGCAGGAGTGCAAGGCCCAGAACCGCAG GCTGCTTGTCTTCCTGTCCCAGGACACCTGCATGCAAGAGCTGCTGCACCTCATCACCACAGAGCCCCCTGCTGGTCTGGAAGAGATCAAACGCTTCAA gcacCCTAACATAGCATGTGAGCTGCTGACGAGTGATGTAGGGGTGATAAATGATAAGCTGGGGGGAGAGAAGCCCCTTCTAGACATCCTGTACACCTTCCTGGAGCAGCCCCCTCCCCTCAACCCCCTCCTCGCATCCTTCTTCAGCAAGACCATTGGAAACCTCATCACACGCAAGAGCGAACAG GTGATCTTCTTCCTGCGGGGAAAGGAGGGTTTCCTGGGTCTGGTTCTTAAACACATCAACACATCGGCCATGATGGACCTCCTGCTACGCCTCATCAGCTGTGTAGATCCTGCTCCTCTCCGACAAGACACACTCAAc TGGTTGAATGAAGAGCGGCTGGCCCAGAGGCTCATAGAACTCATTCACCCTGGGAAAGACAaggag AGACAGTCGAATGCGTCCCAGACTGTGTGTGACATCATCCGTCTGAGCAGAGACCAGGCCAATCAGCTCCAAGAGAACTCTGAGGCCGACCCTCTGCTCGCCGTGCTGGAGtc GCAGGAGTGTGTGAGTCAGCTGCTGGACAACATGTTTGtgggagagagcacagagagctgCATCGTCTatggaactcaagtccttctcaCCTTACTGGAGATCAGGAGGCCGGG agtgGATGGTGTGCTGGATGTGTGTGTTCTGGGATATGAAAGGTGTGTCGTCAGCAGCATCCTGCAGGCTGTCCAACCCCACCTCAAACACTACCACCAACTACTGCTGGATCCTCCCGGG CGGACCCCCATGCTGACCAGTCTAGGTGTGTTGGAGGTGCCACTGGGTAACTGTCGTCTCCATGTGGCCAGACTAATGGCCTCCCTACTACAGACCACTAACATGAGTTATTACACCTGTTTTGACGACACGATTTACAACAACACCGTCACACTGGAGCTCTGCAGACTCCAGACCATAAACCTCCTACTG GACCTGTTCTTTAAGTACACCTGGAACAACTTCCTGCACTTCCAAGTGGAACTGTGTGTGGCAGCCATCCTCAGCCACTCTTCTCAGGAGGAGAGGCCCCAGGTTGGCCTGGTTATCCAGGAAAGGCCCTTGGTTCCCCTGGAGGACATTCCCCAGGCCCGCTTTGTGGCCCAGGAAAAACCCATGTTTCCCCAGGCGGAGAATCCTCAGGGCAGCCTCTCGACCCAGGAAAAGCCCAGGCTTCAGCAGATGCCCCAGGAAAAGCAGGCCTTGCCTGGCCCCAAACCACCActgccctctcttcctcctgacatCTCCACACATAACCCACTGGTGACCCAT tTGTTTCAGGACTGTCGTCTGGTTCAGAGGATATTGGAGGCCTGGGAGGAGAATGATAAGACTCA GGCGGAGGGGGGTATGAGGAGAGGCTACATGGGTCACCTGACAAGAATCGCTAATACTGTAGTCTGTAACATGGAGAAAGGACCAGTCCGCATCCAGATCAGCAGCCTTATTACag AGCTGCCTAAGGATTGCAGGGGGCGCTGGGAGAGCTTTGTAGACCAGGACCTGACAGAGACCAACAGGAAGAACACTGTAGACCTG gtgtCTCACAACCTGCGCTCCTCCAGTGAAGACGATGACCGACAGAGTCCCTTCCCCAAAGAGCTGTCACTGCAACAG ACATTCTCAGACTACCAGATCCAGCAGATGACTGCTAACTTTGTGGATCAGTTTGGCTTCAATGACGACGAGTTCTCAGAACACGGCGACAACATCAG CGCCACCTTTGACCGGATCAAAGAGATCAAATTCAACGTGGACACAGAGGACACT GCTAAGACTGCAGCATTTGAGGCCTGCACTAAGGAGAAGATCCAGTTGTTTGATGATAGCGAGGAAGAAGAcatctgggaggagagagagatcaacTATACTATGcacaccaagtctaggaccag GTTTGGGGGGCCACAGATGTCTGTTGGATTGGCTCAGAGTGATGGAATGAGCGATACTCCTGATAAGTCAACAGGTTCTGACACAAAGGAGGGGGAGGTGCCTAATGAGGTCACATGTCAGACTGAACACAGCAAGAACATCAGCCAGATGGAGACTGCACAGA ACCCTGGCTGGGCAGCTAGTTTCGGGGAGGTGAACTTTAACTCCCACTCATCTGGAGTGGACCCATGGGGTAGCCCCGCCCCCAAGCCTGGAGTGGGCGTTGACCCATGGGGTAGCCCCTCCCCCAAGCCTGGAGTGGGCGTTGACCCATGGGGTAGCCCCTCCCCCAAGCCTGGAGTGGGCGTTGACCCATGGGGTAGCCCCTCCCCCAAGCCTGGAGTGGGCGTTGACCCATGGGGTAGCCACGCCCCCATGCCCGGAGTGGGCGTAGACGCATGGGGAAGCCCTGCCCCACAGCCTGTAACTACAGAGGCTGAGAAGGGCTGGGCCAAGTTCACTGACTTTCAGCCCTTTTGCTG ttCAGAGACAGGTTTGAGGTGCACTTCTCCAGTGGACTCAGAGATCTGTGGGTCAGACAAAACTAAACCCAGCCAGGGAATGAACC TGAGGTTGACATGA
- the LOC129862238 gene encoding serine/threonine-protein phosphatase 6 regulatory subunit 2-like isoform X3 gives MFWKFDLHTSSQLEALLEKEDVTLTELMEEEDVLQECKAQNRRLLVFLSQDTCMQELLHLITTEPPAGLEEIKRFKHPNIACELLTSDVGVINDKLGGEKPLLDILYTFLEQPPPLNPLLASFFSKTIGNLITRKSEQVIFFLRGKEGFLGLVLKHINTSAMMDLLLRLISCVDPAPLRQDTLNWLNEERLAQRLIELIHPGKDKERQSNASQTVCDIIRLSRDQANQLQENSEADPLLAVLESQECVSQLLDNMFVGESTESCIVYGTQVLLTLLEIRRPGVDGVLDVCVLGYERCVVSSILQAVQPHLKHYHQLLLDPPGRTPMLTSLGVLEVPLGNCRLHVARLMASLLQTTNMSYYTCFDDTIYNNTVTLELCRLQTINLLLDLFFKYTWNNFLHFQVELCVAAILSHSSQEERPQVGLVIQERPLVPLEDIPQARFVAQEKPMFPQAENPQGSLSTQEKPRLQQMPQEKQALPGPKPPLPSLPPDISTHNPLVTHLFQDCRLVQRILEAWEENDKTQAEGGMRRGYMGHLTRIANTVVCNMEKGPVRIQISSLITELPKDCRGRWESFVDQDLTETNRKNTVDLVSHNLRSSSEDDDRQSPFPKELSLQQTFSDYQIQQMTANFVDQFGFNDDEFSEHGDNISATFDRIKEIKFNVDTEDTAKTAAFEACTKEKIQLFDDSEEEDIWEEREINYTMHTKSRTRFGGPQMSVGLAQSDGMSDTPDKSTGSDTKEGEVPNEVTCQTEHSKNISQMETAQNPGWAASFGEVNFNSHSSGVDPWGSPAPKPGVGVDPWGSPSPKPGVGVDPWGSPSPKPGVGVDPWGSPSPKPGVGVDPWGSHAPMPGVGVDAWGSPAPQPVTTEAEKGWAKFTDFQPFCCSETGLRCTSPVDSEICGSDKTKPSQGMNPCVWSVCVARKAPLVASDTSSSGGSDSEEEEEKTESVTMEIVSKEMVTTEPIVTTARLETIRLNMNVKNERAGFTSEVDMKEKEKEKKRVMGGEDLLNATAAPLTDRPATITKETPSSANGPA, from the exons atGTTCTGGAAGTTTGACCTGCACACGTCATCCCAGCTGGAGGCCCTGCTTGAGAAGGAAGATGTCACGCTCACTGAACTCATGGAGGAGGAGGACGTACTGCAGGAGTGCAAGGCCCAGAACCGCAG GCTGCTTGTCTTCCTGTCCCAGGACACCTGCATGCAAGAGCTGCTGCACCTCATCACCACAGAGCCCCCTGCTGGTCTGGAAGAGATCAAACGCTTCAA gcacCCTAACATAGCATGTGAGCTGCTGACGAGTGATGTAGGGGTGATAAATGATAAGCTGGGGGGAGAGAAGCCCCTTCTAGACATCCTGTACACCTTCCTGGAGCAGCCCCCTCCCCTCAACCCCCTCCTCGCATCCTTCTTCAGCAAGACCATTGGAAACCTCATCACACGCAAGAGCGAACAG GTGATCTTCTTCCTGCGGGGAAAGGAGGGTTTCCTGGGTCTGGTTCTTAAACACATCAACACATCGGCCATGATGGACCTCCTGCTACGCCTCATCAGCTGTGTAGATCCTGCTCCTCTCCGACAAGACACACTCAAc TGGTTGAATGAAGAGCGGCTGGCCCAGAGGCTCATAGAACTCATTCACCCTGGGAAAGACAaggag AGACAGTCGAATGCGTCCCAGACTGTGTGTGACATCATCCGTCTGAGCAGAGACCAGGCCAATCAGCTCCAAGAGAACTCTGAGGCCGACCCTCTGCTCGCCGTGCTGGAGtc GCAGGAGTGTGTGAGTCAGCTGCTGGACAACATGTTTGtgggagagagcacagagagctgCATCGTCTatggaactcaagtccttctcaCCTTACTGGAGATCAGGAGGCCGGG agtgGATGGTGTGCTGGATGTGTGTGTTCTGGGATATGAAAGGTGTGTCGTCAGCAGCATCCTGCAGGCTGTCCAACCCCACCTCAAACACTACCACCAACTACTGCTGGATCCTCCCGGG CGGACCCCCATGCTGACCAGTCTAGGTGTGTTGGAGGTGCCACTGGGTAACTGTCGTCTCCATGTGGCCAGACTAATGGCCTCCCTACTACAGACCACTAACATGAGTTATTACACCTGTTTTGACGACACGATTTACAACAACACCGTCACACTGGAGCTCTGCAGACTCCAGACCATAAACCTCCTACTG GACCTGTTCTTTAAGTACACCTGGAACAACTTCCTGCACTTCCAAGTGGAACTGTGTGTGGCAGCCATCCTCAGCCACTCTTCTCAGGAGGAGAGGCCCCAGGTTGGCCTGGTTATCCAGGAAAGGCCCTTGGTTCCCCTGGAGGACATTCCCCAGGCCCGCTTTGTGGCCCAGGAAAAACCCATGTTTCCCCAGGCGGAGAATCCTCAGGGCAGCCTCTCGACCCAGGAAAAGCCCAGGCTTCAGCAGATGCCCCAGGAAAAGCAGGCCTTGCCTGGCCCCAAACCACCActgccctctcttcctcctgacatCTCCACACATAACCCACTGGTGACCCAT tTGTTTCAGGACTGTCGTCTGGTTCAGAGGATATTGGAGGCCTGGGAGGAGAATGATAAGACTCA GGCGGAGGGGGGTATGAGGAGAGGCTACATGGGTCACCTGACAAGAATCGCTAATACTGTAGTCTGTAACATGGAGAAAGGACCAGTCCGCATCCAGATCAGCAGCCTTATTACag AGCTGCCTAAGGATTGCAGGGGGCGCTGGGAGAGCTTTGTAGACCAGGACCTGACAGAGACCAACAGGAAGAACACTGTAGACCTG gtgtCTCACAACCTGCGCTCCTCCAGTGAAGACGATGACCGACAGAGTCCCTTCCCCAAAGAGCTGTCACTGCAACAG ACATTCTCAGACTACCAGATCCAGCAGATGACTGCTAACTTTGTGGATCAGTTTGGCTTCAATGACGACGAGTTCTCAGAACACGGCGACAACATCAG CGCCACCTTTGACCGGATCAAAGAGATCAAATTCAACGTGGACACAGAGGACACT GCTAAGACTGCAGCATTTGAGGCCTGCACTAAGGAGAAGATCCAGTTGTTTGATGATAGCGAGGAAGAAGAcatctgggaggagagagagatcaacTATACTATGcacaccaagtctaggaccag GTTTGGGGGGCCACAGATGTCTGTTGGATTGGCTCAGAGTGATGGAATGAGCGATACTCCTGATAAGTCAACAGGTTCTGACACAAAGGAGGGGGAGGTGCCTAATGAGGTCACATGTCAGACTGAACACAGCAAGAACATCAGCCAGATGGAGACTGCACAGA ACCCTGGCTGGGCAGCTAGTTTCGGGGAGGTGAACTTTAACTCCCACTCATCTGGAGTGGACCCATGGGGTAGCCCCGCCCCCAAGCCTGGAGTGGGCGTTGACCCATGGGGTAGCCCCTCCCCCAAGCCTGGAGTGGGCGTTGACCCATGGGGTAGCCCCTCCCCCAAGCCTGGAGTGGGCGTTGACCCATGGGGTAGCCCCTCCCCCAAGCCTGGAGTGGGCGTTGACCCATGGGGTAGCCACGCCCCCATGCCCGGAGTGGGCGTAGACGCATGGGGAAGCCCTGCCCCACAGCCTGTAACTACAGAGGCTGAGAAGGGCTGGGCCAAGTTCACTGACTTTCAGCCCTTTTGCTG ttCAGAGACAGGTTTGAGGTGCACTTCTCCAGTGGACTCAGAGATCTGTGGGTCAGACAAAACTAAACCCAGCCAGGGAATGAACC catgtgtgtggagtgtgtgtgtggcgagGAAGGCTCCCCTGGTAGCATCAGACACCTCTTCATCAGGAGGCTCagacagtgaggaagaggaggaaaagaCTGAATCTGTTACTATGGAGATAGTATCCAAGGAAATGGTCACTACAGAGCCCATCGTCACAACCGCCAGACTGGAGACCATCAGACTTAACATGAATGTCAAGAATGAGAGAGCTGGCTTCACCag TGAGGTTGACATGAAAGAGAAGGAAAAGGAGAAAAAGAGGGTGATGGGTGGAGAAGACCTGCTTAATGCCACAGCTGCTCCTCTCACAGATCGGCCTGCCACCATCACAAA AGAGACACCCTCCTCAGCAAACGGACCGGCCTAG